GGGAGAGGGGGGAGACAAGGGAGACAAGGGAGAGGGGGAACCAATTCTAGCCACTAGCCACCAGTCACCAGTCACTCTCTACTGTCAACCGTCAGCCGTCAACAACCAACAACCAACTACCAACTACCAACTACCAAATACCAACCCATCAGATTCTACAATTCGGGTGAATGTGGAACTGCTCGATCGCGTGATGAATTTAGTGGGTGAGTTGGTTTTGGCTCGCAACCAAATGGTACGATTTGCCGAGACTGTGCCAGATTCAGACTTGACTGAGACTTGCCAACGATTGAATCAAGTGACGACTCAGTTACAGGAAGAGGTACTGAAAACTCGGATGCAACCGATCGCCACGATTTGGCAGAAATTTCCTCGTGCGATCCGCGATTTGGCGATCGCCTCTGGAAAGCAGGTGCAAGTAGAAATGAATGGTGCGGATACGGAACTAGATCGCAGCGTGCTAGAAGCAATTAAAGACCCTTTAACTCATATTGTTCGCAATTGTATCGCTCACGGAATTGAAACGCCTGAAATTCGCAGCAGTCGCGGGAAGCCGATTCAGGGTAAGCTTGCTCTCCATGCTTGGCATGAAGGTGGCACTGTTAAGATTGAAATTAGCGATGATGGTAACGGGATCGATCCGCAACAGCTCAAACAGCAAGCGCAAAAACTTGGAATTCTCAGTGCAGTGGAAGCAGAAAAGATCGGCGAAGCGGAAGCACTGAATTTAATTTTTGTATCTGGTTTTTCGACAGCAGCGCAAGTCACCAATCTATCTGGAAGGGGTGTAGGGATGGATGTGGTGAAAACTAATTTGGATGCGATCGATGGCAAGGTTGAGGTTGATAGCCAGGTAGGACAAGGAACAAAATTTAAGCTGAAAATTCCTTTAACGCTGGCAATTATTCCTGCCTTGATTGCTGATAGTGGGAACCATCGTTTTGCCATTCCTCAAGTAAGCATTCAAGAATTAGTACAACTGGAAGTTGAGACATCTTTACTTGAGATTGAAACATTCTACGATATTCCTGTATATAGGTTGCGTGGCAAATTATTGCCTTTGGTCTATCTCAATCAAACATTACAACTACAGGCAGTAAGAGCCGATGCAGAGATTATTAATATAGTTGTCATCAATGCGGACAATTACTGCTTTGGTTTAGTTGTCGATGAAATTCAAGATATCCAAGATATTGTCGTCAAACCTTTGGGCAAACAACTGCGAGATGTCTCAGCTTTTGCCGGAGCAACAATTCTTGGCGATGGCAAAATAGCATTAATTATCGATGCCGTTGGTTTAGCAAATTGTGCTGGAGTTACTTCGCAATTACAGCAGCAACTGGCGATCGCTACAGCTACAGCAGTAGAAGAACGCACGGGCGATCGCCAATCGATCTTGCTTTTTCATGGCGGATCGGGCGCACGAATGGGTCTGCTGATGTCTCAGGTTTTCCGTTTAGAAGAATTCGATCCGATCGCGGTGGAAATTGTGGCAGATCGACCAGTGGTGCAATACCGAAATACAATTTTGCCCTTGATTTACTTGCATCAAATATTTGGTAATTCTGATGTTTCTAAAAGCAGATCCCCCCAACCCCCCTTGACAAGGGGGGCAATATCTCCTCAACTGTCCTGGGCAAGGGAGGTTATAAATAGGAAAGATGATAAACTGCAAGTCATTGTTGTGGAGCTAGATCGAGAGCGCAGCCTTGGCTTGGTAGTAGAACGCATTCTCGATATTGTTGAGGAACCATTGGCGATCGCGGGTCATGCGACTCGATCCGGTATCCTGTATTTGGCAGCTATTCAGGGTCAAGTTACCGAAATTCTCGACCTGCATACAATAGTTCAAATTGCCTATCCATATTTACTTCAATCAGTTAACAGTTAACAGCGGTCGGTTATCAGCGATCGACAATCAAATGACAAATGACATCCTTGCAAACATTTTCTAACTTAAATAGAGTTATATAAACATGACTGAAGTTCAGCAATATTGTACTTTTTTTATTAACAAAATTCATTTTGGGATTGACATCAAACAGGTAGAAGAAGTCATTCGGGTTCCTGAGATAAATCCCGTACCCCTTGCGCCTGTTGATATTTGTGGTTTAATTAATCTGCGCGGAAAAATTGTGACGATAATCGATTTGCAATGTAGGCTAGGAATGGGTCAGAGCTTGCTATCTTCTACCTCCGATCCAGAGTTAGATGAAGAATTTTTGGCTCATAACATTATAGTTCAGACTAAGGATGAGATTGCTGGCTTGCTAGTAGAAGACATAGGCGATATGTTGGAGTTTACATCAGATCGGTTTGAATCTTCACCCGCTACGCTAGCGGGTCAAATGCGAAAATTATTACGAGGTGCATATTCATTATCACAAGGTTTTTTGATGATTTTAGATATTGAGAAAGTTTTAAAAGTTTAGATTAACGATTTTGGTCGCGCAAAGCCAAGGACACTTACGTGCGGGGGTATCCCCCGTTGAGTTAAAGTGTCCGCGCAAAGACGCAGAGCGGATTCTTGTATGGTAGGTGCAGAGAATGCATCGCATACTCAAAATTTAAATTAGCAAGGGGGAAGTTCTACTAATGGCTGATGTCAATAAATCTAATCAATCGGCTACAGAAAGCTTGGAATCTTCAGAAAATTCCGAAAGATTGCCAAATAGAAAAGCAACTCAAACAGTTAGTAAAGCTAGAACGAGTACGAGACAAAGAAATAATAATCAAGCCCAACTAAAACCGCTATTAAAAGCTATACAAGCGGTCAAAAATGGCGATCTAACCGTGCGTTTGTCTGAAGGAAATGGGTTAGGTGAGGTTGCCCAAGAGTTTAATCAAATGGTAGCTCAAATCAATCTTTTTGCGGGCGAAGTGACGCGGGTAGCGCGAGAACTGGGAACCGAAGGCAAACTAGATGCTCGTGCTACCGTTGAGGGTGCTGCTGGGACTTGGAAAGAGTTGATCGACAATACAAATGCAATGTCTGCCAATCTCGCAGAGCAGATTAGAAGCATTGCTGATGTGACATCAGCTATATCTCAGGGTAATCTCTCTCAACAAATTGAAGCGCAAAATGTAGGGGAGTTTCAGAACTTGACGGAGAGCGTCAATCAGATGATCGCCAATCTCAAAGCTTCCATGAAACAGATTGCCGATATATCAACTACAGTCGCTTCTGCTGCGGAAGAAACGACAGCAGTAAGCACCGAAATGGCAGAAAACGCGACTCAAACTGCCGAACAAGCAACATCTGCTTCCGCATCCGCCGAACAAGTGAGTACCAATGCTACCAGCGTCGCTACAGCAGTAGAAGAAATGAACGCCAGCATTCGCGAGATTGCTAAAAACGCAGCCGTAGGAGCGCAGGTAGCTAATACAGCCGTTAAAACTGCCGATCGCACCAACGATACAATTACCAAATTAGGGCAAAGTAGCGGTGAAATTGGCAAAGTCATCAAGGTGATTACATCTATTGCCCAGCAGACAAATTTATTAGCGCTGAATGCCACAATTGAAGCAGCAAGGGCAGGAGAGGCAGGTAAAGGTTTTGCTGTCGTGGCAAGCGAGGTGAAGGCATTAGCCAAACAAACCGCCAGCGCTACAGAAGATATCAGTCAACGAATTGAAGCAATTCAAACTGATACCAAGAGTGCGATCGAGGCGATCGTCCAAATTACCGACATTATCAATCAGATTAACGATATCCAAAATACGATTGCCAGTGCTGTAGAGGAGCAAACTGCAACGACAAATGAAATCTCCCGCAACGTTGCCGAAGCCGCTAAAGGGACTACTGATATTGCCAAAAATATTGGCATCGTTGCCCGTAACGCTCAAGCTACAACCGCAGGTGCTAGTAATACATACCAAGCAGCTGCCGAACTAGCTCGTATGGCTGCCCAACTGCAAAAAGTCGTAAATCAGTTCATTTACTAATCATTTCATTGACTAAATTGTCAAATGACTAATGCCAAAAATCCGAGTTCTCGTAGTTGACGATGCAGTGGTTGTGCGCAGCCGCCTGAGTAAGCTGCTAGCTGAAGATCCAGAATTGGAAGTGGTGGGAGTAGCGGCGAATGGTCGCATTGCACTAGCAAAAATTGCTCAACTCAATCCTAATGTGGTGATTTTGGATGTGGAAATGCCAGACATGGATGGCTTAGCAACTTTAGCAGCGATCCGGCAGACCTATCCCCATATAGCTGTCATCATGTTTAGCACTTTCACCCGCGCAGGGGCGATCGCAACTTTGGATGCTCTATCTCTAGGTGCATCGGATTATGCTACCAAGCCGAGTCACTTAGGCAATATCGAAGCTATCCGCCAACATGTTTTTGACGACTTAGTGCCGAAAATAAAACTGTTCGGGACAAAGCAAGTCAAAAGTCAAAAGTCAAAAGTCAAAACACAGGAGTCAGGAGTCAGGAGTCAGGAGTCAGGAGCCAGCAGTAATTTTTCTCCCTCAGATCCCCCAGCTGTCTTCTCCCCGACTCCCAAAATCGTCGCCATCGGCGTTTCTACCGGAGGACCAAACGCTCTAGCCGTGTTGCTATCGCAACTGCCAGCAGATTTTCCCGTACCAATTGCGATCGTGCAGCATATGCCACCAATGTTTACTCAACTGTTAGCAGAACGGCTTGCTGCCAAGTCCCGCTTAAAAGTAGCTGAAGCTGTTTCAGGGAGAGTGCTGGAGCCTGGACAGGTTTGGATTGCCCCAGGAGATTTTCATCTCGCCGTGCAACGGGATGGCAAGGTTGTGCGCCTAGTCACCCACCAAGCGCCACCAGAAAACTCCTGCCGTCCCTCCGTCGATGTCTTATTTAGCTCAGTCGCAGAAGTCTTTGGTGCAAGCGCGATCGCAATTGTCTTAACAGGTATGGGTCAAGACGGATTGCGGGGTTGCCAGCAGCTACGCGAGGCTGGGGGGCGAGTTTTAGTTCAAGATGAAGCGAGTAGCGTAGTTTGGGGAATGCCGGGGTTTGTAGCTAATGCCGGACTTGCTAACCGAGTGCTGCCGATCGACCAAATGGCAGATGAAACGATCCGCCAAGTGTGTAATAATACCTAAAATATAGTTAATATTTTTAGATCGCAATGTTCAAAGTCTGTAACAAACAGACAACAGACATTAGTAAAATTAGTTTTCAGTATCTTTGTCAACTAGTTTATCAACATTCGGCGATTGTGCTGGATGCCAGTAAAGACTATTTAGCAGAGCTACACTTAAAACCAATAGCAGAAACAGCGGGATTTGATTCCTTAAATAGTTTTGTAGAACATTTACGATCGCAGCCATTTGGCAATTTGCATGTCCGAGCGATCGAGGCACTGAGCATCACTGAAACATCATTTTTCCGCGATCGTCATCCATTTGAAGTACTCAAAAATTTCACGCTACCAGAATTAATCTCGCGACGGGCAAAAGAGCGATCGCTTAAGATTTGGTGTGGAGCTTGCTCCAGCGGTCAGGAACCTTATAGCCTTGCGATACTGATCCGCGAACATTTTCCTCTACTAACAACTTGGGATTTGCAGATAATTGCCAGCGACTTTTCTAGCCAGATCCTTGCCCGCGCCCGTCAAGGTCGCTACAAGCAGTGGGAAATTCAGCGCGGATTGCCCGCCGATCTACGAGAGAAATACTTTCAGTTTCAGCAACAGCAGCAGAACTGGGAGATTAAAGACCAAATCCGCCAGATGGTTGAGTTTCGTCAAATCAATCTTATTCATCCGTGGTTATCAATGCCAGCAATGGATGTTATCTTCCTGCGAAATGTGTTGATTTACTTTGATACTGATACAAAGAAATCCACTCTCAAAAAAGTTAGACAGCAATTAAGACCGGACGGCTACTTATTTCTCGGTGGTAGTGAAACCACAATTTATCTAGATGAATCGTTTGAACGAATACAGCAGGAAGGAGGCGTATGCTATCGTTTGCGGTGAACATTTATCAGGGAGCAGGGGACAAGGGGGAGAAGGGGACAAGGGGGAACTCGCTCTTCCCCGCGACCGAAGGGAGTGGGGATTAGGGGGCGAAGGGGGACAAGGGGGACAAGGGAGCGGTCAACCAACAACCATCAACCATCAACCATTGTTTATAACTGGAATTGCCGAGTTGACTAAAGATAACAAAGTACCGTTCTGTTCCTGCCCGTTGGCGGCTAAATCACTGTGACATAGATAAACTCTTTCTCCTACACGCCCTAACAAATCGCGTAAAATTCGTCGCAGTCTTTCCGTATCGGCGCTTAAATCGTCCTCCGCCGTCCAAGGGCGACCGAAGCGATGTTGTAAAAATAACGGCGCACCGTATAAAGTTGCCGCACCACCACGCGACCACAAGGGAGAGCCTGCATCTAACCAAAATTGCCAGCGATGAAACCGCCGACTGGAACGATATTGGAAGATTGTTGCTAAGGTGACAGCACGACTAGCAGTACCAATCGGACGCACGGGATAAGAATTTGCTGTAATTGTACCTCGTCGTAGCAGTTGAATGAATTGAGCGATCGTAATGTGAGCAGGAGTATCGATCCCTTCAGACTGCCGCAGCCGCGCATCGATTTCCCAATAGTGTTGAGCAGTCTCTAGTAATTCTCGTAATGCTGCTAACTGGTCGTAGGGAAGGTTACTGCCTTGCCAGAGAAATTTCTGAATAGCGCGGTCGAGTAGAACAATGGGACTGGGGAGAAGCCGTTGTTCTTGCTGCGATCGCTGATCTTCAATCCACTGCACGATCTGAGCATAAGCTAAACTTGCCGCATATCCCAAGCGATCCCAGCGATCGTAAGTAGTTGCTGGGAGTAAATTTGGATGTTCTGGGTGCGGTTGGAAGCAGTAGTCGGCAATCAAGCCAGCACGGACAGGATCGATTTGGAATTCGGAATTCGGAATTCGGAATTCGGAATCAATTGTGACTTGTGAGGAGTAAGGAGTGACTTGTCTTGCTCCCTCAGCTCCCTGGGCTCCTTCAGCTCTCTTCCCCCTGCTCCCTATTCCCTGCTTTCCTGCCTCTCGTCTCGTACTTAATACTACTAACATTTCCGCTACCATATCTCGATCGACTAAACGTCCTAAACCTGGGTAGACGAGGGTGAGGAGGGTGAGTAAGGCTCGGATAATCGGAGAACTTGTCAATGGGCGTTGGTCGTTTAGGGATTCGACAAAGATCCCGTGTTTAGTCAGAATTTCTACTAGGGTATAACGGGCGATCGCATCTAAACCAGGCGCAATTAAAGCAATTTCCTGCGGCTGAATCTGTCCCGATTTAATCGCTTGAATGATGAAATCGGCAGTTTGTCGCAGTAAATCGCCCCGCGATATGGTTTGGATTGCTTGCACTGATTCTGGTAGCGAAAACAGTGCCAGTGGTTCCGTGACTAACTCTACTACTGGCGTTGCCAAATCGTCAGCCAGCGCGATCGAGGAAGGTTGGATAAATTCTATCTGACAGCGCTTTGCTAAGCCTTGCAAGTATTCGGGATCGGCTCCTAGTCCCAAACGCACGGCTCCATCGGGATTATAAGTAAACGCACCAACCGCCCCTCGGTCGAGGAGAAACTCAAACAAATCGCGGGCTATAGCTGGATAATCATCGACATCATCCGCCAGAATGTAGCGATAGCGTCGTAGTAAATGCTGCTGATAGTAGGGATCGCCTAAAAGATACTTGCTGTAGAGTTCTGTCGTGATTCCATAAGTCAAAAACCCCCTCTCCCAACACCAATTGCGCCACTGTAAGATTAGGGAGTCGGGAGTCGGGAGAGTGGCTAGTGGCTGGTGGCTAGTGGCGCGTGGTTTTTCTCCCTCAGCTCTCTTTTCCTCTTGTCCCTCTTCCAGTGCTGCGAGAATAGACCCCACATCTTCAATCGCAGTGCCGCTATTTGCTGCTAACTGCAAGATATCCAGTAGGCGACGCACCCAACGAGACTCGCTTACCCCTGCTGGACGGGGAATTTCATCTAGCTGCTGTCGCCACAGGCGCGTGGCTAATTCCTGTTCGGTTTCTGGGCGCAAACGCACGGGAAACTGAGCTTTTAGCCCCAAAATCTGGAGCAGCAGGGGCCAAAATAAAGTGACTTCATCTTGAAAAAAACCTAATAAGGTTTTAGCGCGAATCGGATATTTACCATCTGTTGCTGCCGCTAATCGATCTCGTAATTCCCGCCGATTATCGTCATTTGCTGCTAAGACTAAAACTGCTGGTTCTCCTTGATGAGGATATAAGCGCTGTCGTCTCTCAGGGGACTGTTGGCGATCGCCTGCTTGCAACCACGTACAAAACTGTTCGACTAAACGAGTCGTTTTGCCGCTGCGAGTAGAACCAACCATCCAAACCGAAATAATTCGCACTAACTCTATCCTCGGAGATTTGTTAATATACCCGGTATGTTAATCAGTGACCAGTGACCAGTTATCAGTCATCAGTGACTAGCGAGCGATTGCTGGTGACTAGAGATCGGAATTCAACCACTAGCCACTAGCCACTAACCACTATAAACTTGACTCAAGGCTGGCGATGAGAAATTATAGTTGGACGCAAAAAATTTATGTTTTCTTACGCTCTGCCCAACAGTGGTATTTTGACACGCCAGAGCGATCGCTCGATGAAGCTTACAAAGCTGCACTTCTAATTAAGACGATCGAAGATGAGCATTTTGGTGGTCGGAAAATCTCACCAGAATATGCCAGTTTCGGACGCAATACGATGGCGATGTTTGAGTCAGATCTGAAAAAACATCTGAAAACGATTCGCATGAGACTCGTTGAGTTTAATGCCAGTCGTACTATTTTTGGAGATCCCAATCAAACTATTACTAAATTATCTAGGCAAGATGGGATAAATTTTAACAGGGATTCTTTTGCTATACAACAGAAAAATAATCCATCATTAATTTTAGAAAAACTTAGATTTATTGATGAGATCGCATCGAGATATCAGGAAGAAAAAAAGAAAATCTTCCCGCGATTAAGCCTCAAGTTATGCGACCGGATGCAGTTTTCAATAACCGAGATCTTCAAAGTACTCAAGAAAGACTTCGCTCCAATTCTATTGAAAATTCAGAGAAAAATAATAAACCTAGTAGTAAAACCGAAGAGACAGGTGTATTACCTCGCTCGATCTTAAGTACCCTGAACCGACTGAAAGTAGAATTAGATCCGAGCGCTGAAGAAGAAGTTGTCAAAAATTTTCGTACTTCGCAAAGAAGAACTCTCATTTCAGTTAGATTAGTATTGTTACTAGTTATAGTTCCTTTTCTAACTTTTCAAATTTCAAAAAATCTAGTTATTGGACCGCTTGTCGATCGCTTCCGCAATCCCGAACAGGCTACGATGTTCCTCAACTATGAAATGGAAGAAAAAGCATTAGAAGAGATGCGGAAGTCTGAGGAAAGATTGA
This window of the Chroococcidiopsis thermalis PCC 7203 genome carries:
- a CDS encoding chemotaxis protein CheA, with product MESLEIDDDIKAFLVESYENLNQIEQVILNLEDNSANSEHLTRIYRALHTIKGNCGFLPLPKLESVAHAGENLLGKLREQHFTLNPQIVSILLQTVDAIRQILAQIEATGNEGDGDYAALIAALEGVGSVGEGGDKGEGGDKGEGGDKGEGGDKGDKGEGGDKGDKGEGGDKGDKGEGGDKGEGGDKGEGGDKGDKGEGEPILATSHQSPVTLYCQPSAVNNQQPTTNYQLPNTNPSDSTIRVNVELLDRVMNLVGELVLARNQMVRFAETVPDSDLTETCQRLNQVTTQLQEEVLKTRMQPIATIWQKFPRAIRDLAIASGKQVQVEMNGADTELDRSVLEAIKDPLTHIVRNCIAHGIETPEIRSSRGKPIQGKLALHAWHEGGTVKIEISDDGNGIDPQQLKQQAQKLGILSAVEAEKIGEAEALNLIFVSGFSTAAQVTNLSGRGVGMDVVKTNLDAIDGKVEVDSQVGQGTKFKLKIPLTLAIIPALIADSGNHRFAIPQVSIQELVQLEVETSLLEIETFYDIPVYRLRGKLLPLVYLNQTLQLQAVRADAEIINIVVINADNYCFGLVVDEIQDIQDIVVKPLGKQLRDVSAFAGATILGDGKIALIIDAVGLANCAGVTSQLQQQLAIATATAVEERTGDRQSILLFHGGSGARMGLLMSQVFRLEEFDPIAVEIVADRPVVQYRNTILPLIYLHQIFGNSDVSKSRSPQPPLTRGAISPQLSWAREVINRKDDKLQVIVVELDRERSLGLVVERILDIVEEPLAIAGHATRSGILYLAAIQGQVTEILDLHTIVQIAYPYLLQSVNS
- a CDS encoding chemotaxis protein CheW codes for the protein MTEVQQYCTFFINKIHFGIDIKQVEEVIRVPEINPVPLAPVDICGLINLRGKIVTIIDLQCRLGMGQSLLSSTSDPELDEEFLAHNIIVQTKDEIAGLLVEDIGDMLEFTSDRFESSPATLAGQMRKLLRGAYSLSQGFLMILDIEKVLKV
- a CDS encoding methyl-accepting chemotaxis protein; the encoded protein is MADVNKSNQSATESLESSENSERLPNRKATQTVSKARTSTRQRNNNQAQLKPLLKAIQAVKNGDLTVRLSEGNGLGEVAQEFNQMVAQINLFAGEVTRVARELGTEGKLDARATVEGAAGTWKELIDNTNAMSANLAEQIRSIADVTSAISQGNLSQQIEAQNVGEFQNLTESVNQMIANLKASMKQIADISTTVASAAEETTAVSTEMAENATQTAEQATSASASAEQVSTNATSVATAVEEMNASIREIAKNAAVGAQVANTAVKTADRTNDTITKLGQSSGEIGKVIKVITSIAQQTNLLALNATIEAARAGEAGKGFAVVASEVKALAKQTASATEDISQRIEAIQTDTKSAIEAIVQITDIINQINDIQNTIASAVEEQTATTNEISRNVAEAAKGTTDIAKNIGIVARNAQATTAGASNTYQAAAELARMAAQLQKVVNQFIY
- a CDS encoding protein-glutamate methylesterase/protein-glutamine glutaminase, translated to MPKIRVLVVDDAVVVRSRLSKLLAEDPELEVVGVAANGRIALAKIAQLNPNVVILDVEMPDMDGLATLAAIRQTYPHIAVIMFSTFTRAGAIATLDALSLGASDYATKPSHLGNIEAIRQHVFDDLVPKIKLFGTKQVKSQKSKVKTQESGVRSQESGASSNFSPSDPPAVFSPTPKIVAIGVSTGGPNALAVLLSQLPADFPVPIAIVQHMPPMFTQLLAERLAAKSRLKVAEAVSGRVLEPGQVWIAPGDFHLAVQRDGKVVRLVTHQAPPENSCRPSVDVLFSSVAEVFGASAIAIVLTGMGQDGLRGCQQLREAGGRVLVQDEASSVVWGMPGFVANAGLANRVLPIDQMADETIRQVCNNT
- a CDS encoding CheR family methyltransferase, which translates into the protein MFKVCNKQTTDISKISFQYLCQLVYQHSAIVLDASKDYLAELHLKPIAETAGFDSLNSFVEHLRSQPFGNLHVRAIEALSITETSFFRDRHPFEVLKNFTLPELISRRAKERSLKIWCGACSSGQEPYSLAILIREHFPLLTTWDLQIIASDFSSQILARARQGRYKQWEIQRGLPADLREKYFQFQQQQQNWEIKDQIRQMVEFRQINLIHPWLSMPAMDVIFLRNVLIYFDTDTKKSTLKKVRQQLRPDGYLFLGGSETTIYLDESFERIQQEGGVCYRLR
- a CDS encoding recombinase family protein; its protein translation is MVGSTRSGKTTRLVEQFCTWLQAGDRQQSPERRQRLYPHQGEPAVLVLAANDDNRRELRDRLAAATDGKYPIRAKTLLGFFQDEVTLFWPLLLQILGLKAQFPVRLRPETEQELATRLWRQQLDEIPRPAGVSESRWVRRLLDILQLAANSGTAIEDVGSILAALEEGQEEKRAEGEKPRATSHQPLATLPTPDSLILQWRNWCWERGFLTYGITTELYSKYLLGDPYYQQHLLRRYRYILADDVDDYPAIARDLFEFLLDRGAVGAFTYNPDGAVRLGLGADPEYLQGLAKRCQIEFIQPSSIALADDLATPVVELVTEPLALFSLPESVQAIQTISRGDLLRQTADFIIQAIKSGQIQPQEIALIAPGLDAIARYTLVEILTKHGIFVESLNDQRPLTSSPIIRALLTLLTLVYPGLGRLVDRDMVAEMLVVLSTRREAGKQGIGSRGKRAEGAQGAEGARQVTPYSSQVTIDSEFRIPNSEFQIDPVRAGLIADYCFQPHPEHPNLLPATTYDRWDRLGYAASLAYAQIVQWIEDQRSQQEQRLLPSPIVLLDRAIQKFLWQGSNLPYDQLAALRELLETAQHYWEIDARLRQSEGIDTPAHITIAQFIQLLRRGTITANSYPVRPIGTASRAVTLATIFQYRSSRRFHRWQFWLDAGSPLWSRGGAATLYGAPLFLQHRFGRPWTAEDDLSADTERLRRILRDLLGRVGERVYLCHSDLAANGQEQNGTLLSLVNSAIPVINNG